A section of the Hypomesus transpacificus isolate Combined female chromosome 1, fHypTra1, whole genome shotgun sequence genome encodes:
- the elf2a gene encoding ETS-related transcription factor Elf-2a isoform X2: MTSVVVADGGGNVVEYVTVIEEEQSETPGDEGQEEMVVMEDEEEVEQEEAECPAVIVEEVPSAQVEQCYAAQVLVYDDETYLMQGVAEEQEVVTEVVETVEVSSHGDMVCFDKTFEAAEALLHMESPSGVLHDRHAEDVMMETVVEVSTECETIEEDTFPIPPDCEPAVKKKRGGGRRPKTHQPASNGSIDLGIRKRPREGKGNTTYLWEFLLDLLQDKNTCPRYIKWMQREKGIFKLVDSKAVSKLWGKHKNKPDMNYETMGRALRYYYQRGILAKVEGQRLAYQFKDMPKNIRVIDDEEGEEGEEDEGMASEHQQAVNALTSDTAAMPVQTQQSYVTVIPSATGSSICRTLRAMPVVMTNSLGQVTLNTSPIFTSAVQAPVTVGNVGAPTKLVIQAMPTMMPAGTKSGDKITIITIPANQLASLMQANSSGQLTQFIQAKSISQLAQAKPTMQLTQARPPATQIILAKTAVSPAPAQPLAFQPPVQVPLVANPQPSLSTVTTNIPVSATPSPVPTALKQNPVSSQTTASLESDLPPSSEDRQSPKPSASSSAQNPEPPSS; encoded by the exons ATGACCTCTGTAGTGGTGGCAGACGGAGGAGGGAACGTGGTGGAGTATGTAACTGTGATTGAGGAGGAGCAG AGTGAGACTCCTGGGGATGAGGGCCAAGAGgagatggtggtgatggaggatgaggaggaggtggagcaggaggaggcagagtgTCCTGCTGTCATCGTGGAGGAGGTGCCCAGCGCACAGGTGGAGCAGTGCTATGCTGCCCAGGTGCTGGTGTACGACGATGAGACCTACCTGATGCAGGGCGtggcagaagagcaggaggTGGTGACGGAGGTGGTGGAGACCG tgGAAGTGTCCAGTCACGGGGACATGGTGTGTTTCGACAAAACCTTTGAGGCTGCCGAAGCTCTCCTGCACATGGAATCTCCGTCTGGTGTACTTCATGACCGTCACGCAG aAGATGTGATGATGGAGACGGTGGTGGAGGTGTCTACAGAGTGTGAAACCATAGAGGAAGACACCTTCCCCATCCCCCCAGACTGTGAGCCTGCAGTCAAGaagaagagag GTGGTGGTAGGAGGCCTAAGACTCACCAGCCTGCGTCCAACGGCTCCATCGACTTGGGGATAAGGAAGAGACccagggaggggaagg gcaaCACAACGTACCTGTGGGAGTTCCTGCTGgacctgctccaggacaagaaCACGTGTCCCAGGTACATCAAGTGGATGCAGAGGGAGAAAGGCATCTTCAAACTGGTGGACTCAAAGGCCGTGTCCAAGCTCTGGGGAAAGCACAAGAACAAGCCTGACATGAACTACGAGACCATGGGCCGGGCGCTCag ATACTACTACCAGCGGGGCATCTTGGCCAAGGTGGAGGGCCAGCGGCTGGCCTACCAGTTCAAGGACATGCCCAAGAACATCCGAGTCATCGATgacgaggagggggaggagggagaggaggatgagggcatGGCCTCCGAGCACCAGCAGGCTGTCAACGCCCTCACCTCCGACACGGCAGCCATGCCCGTCCAGACTCAGCAGAGCTACGTCACCGTCATCCCCTCAGCAACGGGCTCCag TATATGTAGGACTCTTCGCGCCATGCCCGTTGTCATGACAAACTCTCTGGGCCAGGTGACGTTGAACACCTCACCCATCTTCACCAGTGCCGTCCAAGCACCCGTCACCGTTGGCAACGTGGGGGCTCCAACTAAACTCGTGATCCAGGCCATGCCCACCATGATGCCAGCAGGGACCAAGAGTGGAGACAAAATCACCATCATCACTATTCCTGCTAACCAGCTAGCCTCGCTAATGCAGGCTAACTCCTCAGGCCAACTAACCCAGTTCATCCAGGCTAAATCAATAAGCCAGTTAGCGCAAGCTAAACCCACAATGCAGTTAACACAGGCAAGGCCACCAGCCACCCAGATTATACTGGCTAAAACTGCTGTGTCCCCAGCCCCTGCACAACCCCTGGCATTTCAGCCCCCGGTCCAAGTCCCTCTTGTAGCGAACCCTCAGCCCTCCCTTTCCACGGTCACCACCAACATCCCTGTGTCAGCGACTCCATCCCCAGTACCCACCGCCCTCAAACAAAACCCTGTTTCATCCCAAACCACAGCATCCCTGGAATCTGACCTGCCCCCCTCATCAGAGGACAGACAGTCTCCCAAGCCCAGCGCTTCATCTTCAGCTCAGAACCCAGAGCCCCCGTCCTCCTGA
- the elf2a gene encoding ETS-related transcription factor Elf-2a isoform X3 → MTSVVVADGGGNVVEYVTVIEEEQSETPGDEGQEEMVVMEDEEEVEQEEAECPAVIVEEVPSAQVEQCYAAQVLVYDDETYLMQGVAEEQEVVTEVVETVEVSSHGDMVCFDKTFEAAEALLHMESPSGVLHDRHAVEDVMMETVVEVSTECETIEEDTFPIPPDCEPAVKKKRGGGRRPKTHQPASNGSIDLGIRKRPREGKGNTTYLWEFLLDLLQDKNTCPRYIKWMQREKGIFKLVDSKAVSKLWGKHKNKPDMNYETMGRALRYYYQRGILAKVEGQRLAYQFKDMPKNIRVIDDEEGEEGEEDEGMASEHQQAVNALTSDTAAMPVQTQQSYVTVIPSATGSRTLRAMPVVMTNSLGQVTLNTSPIFTSAVQAPVTVGNVGAPTKLVIQAMPTMMPAGTKSGDKITIITIPANQLASLMQANSSGQLTQFIQAKSISQLAQAKPTMQLTQARPPATQIILAKTAVSPAPAQPLAFQPPVQVPLVANPQPSLSTVTTNIPVSATPSPVPTALKQNPVSSQTTASLESDLPPSSEDRQSPKPSASSSAQNPEPPSS, encoded by the exons ATGACCTCTGTAGTGGTGGCAGACGGAGGAGGGAACGTGGTGGAGTATGTAACTGTGATTGAGGAGGAGCAG AGTGAGACTCCTGGGGATGAGGGCCAAGAGgagatggtggtgatggaggatgaggaggaggtggagcaggaggaggcagagtgTCCTGCTGTCATCGTGGAGGAGGTGCCCAGCGCACAGGTGGAGCAGTGCTATGCTGCCCAGGTGCTGGTGTACGACGATGAGACCTACCTGATGCAGGGCGtggcagaagagcaggaggTGGTGACGGAGGTGGTGGAGACCG tgGAAGTGTCCAGTCACGGGGACATGGTGTGTTTCGACAAAACCTTTGAGGCTGCCGAAGCTCTCCTGCACATGGAATCTCCGTCTGGTGTACTTCATGACCGTCACGCAG tagaAGATGTGATGATGGAGACGGTGGTGGAGGTGTCTACAGAGTGTGAAACCATAGAGGAAGACACCTTCCCCATCCCCCCAGACTGTGAGCCTGCAGTCAAGaagaagagag GTGGTGGTAGGAGGCCTAAGACTCACCAGCCTGCGTCCAACGGCTCCATCGACTTGGGGATAAGGAAGAGACccagggaggggaagg gcaaCACAACGTACCTGTGGGAGTTCCTGCTGgacctgctccaggacaagaaCACGTGTCCCAGGTACATCAAGTGGATGCAGAGGGAGAAAGGCATCTTCAAACTGGTGGACTCAAAGGCCGTGTCCAAGCTCTGGGGAAAGCACAAGAACAAGCCTGACATGAACTACGAGACCATGGGCCGGGCGCTCag ATACTACTACCAGCGGGGCATCTTGGCCAAGGTGGAGGGCCAGCGGCTGGCCTACCAGTTCAAGGACATGCCCAAGAACATCCGAGTCATCGATgacgaggagggggaggagggagaggaggatgagggcatGGCCTCCGAGCACCAGCAGGCTGTCAACGCCCTCACCTCCGACACGGCAGCCATGCCCGTCCAGACTCAGCAGAGCTACGTCACCGTCATCCCCTCAGCAACGGGCTCCag GACTCTTCGCGCCATGCCCGTTGTCATGACAAACTCTCTGGGCCAGGTGACGTTGAACACCTCACCCATCTTCACCAGTGCCGTCCAAGCACCCGTCACCGTTGGCAACGTGGGGGCTCCAACTAAACTCGTGATCCAGGCCATGCCCACCATGATGCCAGCAGGGACCAAGAGTGGAGACAAAATCACCATCATCACTATTCCTGCTAACCAGCTAGCCTCGCTAATGCAGGCTAACTCCTCAGGCCAACTAACCCAGTTCATCCAGGCTAAATCAATAAGCCAGTTAGCGCAAGCTAAACCCACAATGCAGTTAACACAGGCAAGGCCACCAGCCACCCAGATTATACTGGCTAAAACTGCTGTGTCCCCAGCCCCTGCACAACCCCTGGCATTTCAGCCCCCGGTCCAAGTCCCTCTTGTAGCGAACCCTCAGCCCTCCCTTTCCACGGTCACCACCAACATCCCTGTGTCAGCGACTCCATCCCCAGTACCCACCGCCCTCAAACAAAACCCTGTTTCATCCCAAACCACAGCATCCCTGGAATCTGACCTGCCCCCCTCATCAGAGGACAGACAGTCTCCCAAGCCCAGCGCTTCATCTTCAGCTCAGAACCCAGAGCCCCCGTCCTCCTGA
- the LOC124469437 gene encoding signal-transducing adaptor protein 1-like isoform X2, which translates to MAAPRRVITKRRATITALPLYHSGALLKKYTGEKDFKKYYGELRGSTIFLYMDETQDTYTEKLDLHMLKSMEMDSPYVKTPTIFTLSLINEEVQLKMECPDKGEEWRGFIMTVANKEIPSKMQLLPGQIERLKQVLYDEKERLFPQTPPDLSKKSFIPCSSFLGNTQETDSPAANPPCFFDVSRQEAERMLTENPEYGNIIIRPSTSSYAVTLRQDNLSGPVFKNYRVLPIDRVLVIELDPPVTVHSLRDVLDHFLKETKYRLRPYVIPQVYDNKIEVPPMLDRSTKPVPHARVAPMIHTQTACADMPPTTPPPDPPCQTSDNNGEYIKVDVPSKPSTRPAKVDEELRTILKARRENLYKAGSHD; encoded by the exons ATGGCAGCACCCCGTAGGGTGATCACCAAGAGGAGGGCCACCATCACAGCTCTGCCACTCTACCACTCTGGAGCTCTGCTGAAGAAATACACCGGAGAGAAG GACTTTAAGAAGTACTATGGAGAACTGCGGGGATCCACCATTTTCCTGTACATGGATGAAACACAGGACACA TATACAGAGAAACTGGATTTGCATATGCTGAAGTCCATGGAGATGGATTCTCCTTATGTGAAGACCCCGACCatcttcacactctctctcatcaaCGAGGAGGTTCAGCTGAAG ATGGAATGCCCAGacaaaggagaggagtggaggggtttCATCATGACTGTGGCAAAT AAAGAGATCCCAAGCAAAATGCAACTGCTCCCAGGCCAGATTGAAAGACTGAAGCAAGTTCTGTACGATGAGAAAGAAAGACTTTTCCCCCAAACACCACCTGACCTCTCCAAAAAGAGTTTCATCCCCTGCTCATCCTTCCTGGGAAACACACAAGAAACAGATAGTCCAGCTGCAAACCCCCC GTGTTTCTTTGACGTGAGCCGCCAGGAGGCGGAGCGTATGCTAACGGAGAACCCAGAATACGGCAACATCATCATCCGCCCCTCCACTTCCAGCTACGCTGTGACTTTAAGGCAGGATAACTTAAG TGGGCCAGTTTTCAAGAACTACAGGGTGTTGCCTATAGACAGGGTGTTAGTCATTGAGCTGGACCCCCCA GTGACGGTTCATTCGCTGAGGGACGTGCTTGACCACTTCCTGAAGGAGACCAAATATCGTCTCCGTCCCTATGTGATTCCCCAGGTCTATGACAACAAAATTG AGGTTCCACCCATGTTGGACCGTTCAACAAAGCCAGTACCCCATGCCAGAGTGGCACCTATGATCCACACTCAGACCGCTTGTGCCGACATGCCTCCAACCACTCCACCACCCGATCCCCCCTGTCAAACCTCGGACAATAATGGGGAGTACATAAAAGTGGACGTCCCATCAAAaccaa GCACCAGACCGGCAAAGGTGGATGAGGAACTGAGGACCATTCTAAAAGCAAGGAGGGAAAACCTCTACAAAGCAGGGTCTCATGACTGA
- the LOC124469437 gene encoding signal-transducing adaptor protein 1-like isoform X1, translating to MAAPRRVITKRRATITALPLYHSGALLKKYTGEKDFKKYYGELRGSTIFLYMDETQDTYTEKLDLHMLKSMEMDSPYVKTPTIFTLSLINEEVQLKMECPDKGEEWRGFIMTVANKEIPSKMQLLPGQIERLKQVLYDEKERLFPQTPPDLSKKSFIPCSSFLGNTQETDSPAANPPCFFDVSRQEAERMLTENPEYGNIIIRPSTSSYAVTLRQDNLSGPVFKNYRVLPIDRVLVIELDPPVTVHSLRDVLDHFLKETKYRLRPYVIPQVYDNKIEVPPMLDRSTKPVPHARVAPMIHTQTACADMPPTTPPPDPPCQTSDNNGEYIKVDVPSKPSVCTRPAKVDEELRTILKARRENLYKAGSHD from the exons ATGGCAGCACCCCGTAGGGTGATCACCAAGAGGAGGGCCACCATCACAGCTCTGCCACTCTACCACTCTGGAGCTCTGCTGAAGAAATACACCGGAGAGAAG GACTTTAAGAAGTACTATGGAGAACTGCGGGGATCCACCATTTTCCTGTACATGGATGAAACACAGGACACA TATACAGAGAAACTGGATTTGCATATGCTGAAGTCCATGGAGATGGATTCTCCTTATGTGAAGACCCCGACCatcttcacactctctctcatcaaCGAGGAGGTTCAGCTGAAG ATGGAATGCCCAGacaaaggagaggagtggaggggtttCATCATGACTGTGGCAAAT AAAGAGATCCCAAGCAAAATGCAACTGCTCCCAGGCCAGATTGAAAGACTGAAGCAAGTTCTGTACGATGAGAAAGAAAGACTTTTCCCCCAAACACCACCTGACCTCTCCAAAAAGAGTTTCATCCCCTGCTCATCCTTCCTGGGAAACACACAAGAAACAGATAGTCCAGCTGCAAACCCCCC GTGTTTCTTTGACGTGAGCCGCCAGGAGGCGGAGCGTATGCTAACGGAGAACCCAGAATACGGCAACATCATCATCCGCCCCTCCACTTCCAGCTACGCTGTGACTTTAAGGCAGGATAACTTAAG TGGGCCAGTTTTCAAGAACTACAGGGTGTTGCCTATAGACAGGGTGTTAGTCATTGAGCTGGACCCCCCA GTGACGGTTCATTCGCTGAGGGACGTGCTTGACCACTTCCTGAAGGAGACCAAATATCGTCTCCGTCCCTATGTGATTCCCCAGGTCTATGACAACAAAATTG AGGTTCCACCCATGTTGGACCGTTCAACAAAGCCAGTACCCCATGCCAGAGTGGCACCTATGATCCACACTCAGACCGCTTGTGCCGACATGCCTCCAACCACTCCACCACCCGATCCCCCCTGTCAAACCTCGGACAATAATGGGGAGTACATAAAAGTGGACGTCCCATCAAAaccaagtgtgt GCACCAGACCGGCAAAGGTGGATGAGGAACTGAGGACCATTCTAAAAGCAAGGAGGGAAAACCTCTACAAAGCAGGGTCTCATGACTGA
- the elf2a gene encoding ETS-related transcription factor Elf-2a isoform X4: protein MTSVVVADGGGNVVEYVTVIEEEQSETPGDEGQEEMVVMEDEEEVEQEEAECPAVIVEEVPSAQVEQCYAAQVLVYDDETYLMQGVAEEQEVVTEVVETVEVSSHGDMVCFDKTFEAAEALLHMESPSGVLHDRHAEDVMMETVVEVSTECETIEEDTFPIPPDCEPAVKKKRGGGRRPKTHQPASNGSIDLGIRKRPREGKGNTTYLWEFLLDLLQDKNTCPRYIKWMQREKGIFKLVDSKAVSKLWGKHKNKPDMNYETMGRALRYYYQRGILAKVEGQRLAYQFKDMPKNIRVIDDEEGEEGEEDEGMASEHQQAVNALTSDTAAMPVQTQQSYVTVIPSATGSRTLRAMPVVMTNSLGQVTLNTSPIFTSAVQAPVTVGNVGAPTKLVIQAMPTMMPAGTKSGDKITIITIPANQLASLMQANSSGQLTQFIQAKSISQLAQAKPTMQLTQARPPATQIILAKTAVSPAPAQPLAFQPPVQVPLVANPQPSLSTVTTNIPVSATPSPVPTALKQNPVSSQTTASLESDLPPSSEDRQSPKPSASSSAQNPEPPSS, encoded by the exons ATGACCTCTGTAGTGGTGGCAGACGGAGGAGGGAACGTGGTGGAGTATGTAACTGTGATTGAGGAGGAGCAG AGTGAGACTCCTGGGGATGAGGGCCAAGAGgagatggtggtgatggaggatgaggaggaggtggagcaggaggaggcagagtgTCCTGCTGTCATCGTGGAGGAGGTGCCCAGCGCACAGGTGGAGCAGTGCTATGCTGCCCAGGTGCTGGTGTACGACGATGAGACCTACCTGATGCAGGGCGtggcagaagagcaggaggTGGTGACGGAGGTGGTGGAGACCG tgGAAGTGTCCAGTCACGGGGACATGGTGTGTTTCGACAAAACCTTTGAGGCTGCCGAAGCTCTCCTGCACATGGAATCTCCGTCTGGTGTACTTCATGACCGTCACGCAG aAGATGTGATGATGGAGACGGTGGTGGAGGTGTCTACAGAGTGTGAAACCATAGAGGAAGACACCTTCCCCATCCCCCCAGACTGTGAGCCTGCAGTCAAGaagaagagag GTGGTGGTAGGAGGCCTAAGACTCACCAGCCTGCGTCCAACGGCTCCATCGACTTGGGGATAAGGAAGAGACccagggaggggaagg gcaaCACAACGTACCTGTGGGAGTTCCTGCTGgacctgctccaggacaagaaCACGTGTCCCAGGTACATCAAGTGGATGCAGAGGGAGAAAGGCATCTTCAAACTGGTGGACTCAAAGGCCGTGTCCAAGCTCTGGGGAAAGCACAAGAACAAGCCTGACATGAACTACGAGACCATGGGCCGGGCGCTCag ATACTACTACCAGCGGGGCATCTTGGCCAAGGTGGAGGGCCAGCGGCTGGCCTACCAGTTCAAGGACATGCCCAAGAACATCCGAGTCATCGATgacgaggagggggaggagggagaggaggatgagggcatGGCCTCCGAGCACCAGCAGGCTGTCAACGCCCTCACCTCCGACACGGCAGCCATGCCCGTCCAGACTCAGCAGAGCTACGTCACCGTCATCCCCTCAGCAACGGGCTCCag GACTCTTCGCGCCATGCCCGTTGTCATGACAAACTCTCTGGGCCAGGTGACGTTGAACACCTCACCCATCTTCACCAGTGCCGTCCAAGCACCCGTCACCGTTGGCAACGTGGGGGCTCCAACTAAACTCGTGATCCAGGCCATGCCCACCATGATGCCAGCAGGGACCAAGAGTGGAGACAAAATCACCATCATCACTATTCCTGCTAACCAGCTAGCCTCGCTAATGCAGGCTAACTCCTCAGGCCAACTAACCCAGTTCATCCAGGCTAAATCAATAAGCCAGTTAGCGCAAGCTAAACCCACAATGCAGTTAACACAGGCAAGGCCACCAGCCACCCAGATTATACTGGCTAAAACTGCTGTGTCCCCAGCCCCTGCACAACCCCTGGCATTTCAGCCCCCGGTCCAAGTCCCTCTTGTAGCGAACCCTCAGCCCTCCCTTTCCACGGTCACCACCAACATCCCTGTGTCAGCGACTCCATCCCCAGTACCCACCGCCCTCAAACAAAACCCTGTTTCATCCCAAACCACAGCATCCCTGGAATCTGACCTGCCCCCCTCATCAGAGGACAGACAGTCTCCCAAGCCCAGCGCTTCATCTTCAGCTCAGAACCCAGAGCCCCCGTCCTCCTGA
- the elf2a gene encoding ETS-related transcription factor Elf-2a isoform X1, with protein MTSVVVADGGGNVVEYVTVIEEEQSETPGDEGQEEMVVMEDEEEVEQEEAECPAVIVEEVPSAQVEQCYAAQVLVYDDETYLMQGVAEEQEVVTEVVETVEVSSHGDMVCFDKTFEAAEALLHMESPSGVLHDRHAVEDVMMETVVEVSTECETIEEDTFPIPPDCEPAVKKKRGGGRRPKTHQPASNGSIDLGIRKRPREGKGNTTYLWEFLLDLLQDKNTCPRYIKWMQREKGIFKLVDSKAVSKLWGKHKNKPDMNYETMGRALRYYYQRGILAKVEGQRLAYQFKDMPKNIRVIDDEEGEEGEEDEGMASEHQQAVNALTSDTAAMPVQTQQSYVTVIPSATGSSICRTLRAMPVVMTNSLGQVTLNTSPIFTSAVQAPVTVGNVGAPTKLVIQAMPTMMPAGTKSGDKITIITIPANQLASLMQANSSGQLTQFIQAKSISQLAQAKPTMQLTQARPPATQIILAKTAVSPAPAQPLAFQPPVQVPLVANPQPSLSTVTTNIPVSATPSPVPTALKQNPVSSQTTASLESDLPPSSEDRQSPKPSASSSAQNPEPPSS; from the exons ATGACCTCTGTAGTGGTGGCAGACGGAGGAGGGAACGTGGTGGAGTATGTAACTGTGATTGAGGAGGAGCAG AGTGAGACTCCTGGGGATGAGGGCCAAGAGgagatggtggtgatggaggatgaggaggaggtggagcaggaggaggcagagtgTCCTGCTGTCATCGTGGAGGAGGTGCCCAGCGCACAGGTGGAGCAGTGCTATGCTGCCCAGGTGCTGGTGTACGACGATGAGACCTACCTGATGCAGGGCGtggcagaagagcaggaggTGGTGACGGAGGTGGTGGAGACCG tgGAAGTGTCCAGTCACGGGGACATGGTGTGTTTCGACAAAACCTTTGAGGCTGCCGAAGCTCTCCTGCACATGGAATCTCCGTCTGGTGTACTTCATGACCGTCACGCAG tagaAGATGTGATGATGGAGACGGTGGTGGAGGTGTCTACAGAGTGTGAAACCATAGAGGAAGACACCTTCCCCATCCCCCCAGACTGTGAGCCTGCAGTCAAGaagaagagag GTGGTGGTAGGAGGCCTAAGACTCACCAGCCTGCGTCCAACGGCTCCATCGACTTGGGGATAAGGAAGAGACccagggaggggaagg gcaaCACAACGTACCTGTGGGAGTTCCTGCTGgacctgctccaggacaagaaCACGTGTCCCAGGTACATCAAGTGGATGCAGAGGGAGAAAGGCATCTTCAAACTGGTGGACTCAAAGGCCGTGTCCAAGCTCTGGGGAAAGCACAAGAACAAGCCTGACATGAACTACGAGACCATGGGCCGGGCGCTCag ATACTACTACCAGCGGGGCATCTTGGCCAAGGTGGAGGGCCAGCGGCTGGCCTACCAGTTCAAGGACATGCCCAAGAACATCCGAGTCATCGATgacgaggagggggaggagggagaggaggatgagggcatGGCCTCCGAGCACCAGCAGGCTGTCAACGCCCTCACCTCCGACACGGCAGCCATGCCCGTCCAGACTCAGCAGAGCTACGTCACCGTCATCCCCTCAGCAACGGGCTCCag TATATGTAGGACTCTTCGCGCCATGCCCGTTGTCATGACAAACTCTCTGGGCCAGGTGACGTTGAACACCTCACCCATCTTCACCAGTGCCGTCCAAGCACCCGTCACCGTTGGCAACGTGGGGGCTCCAACTAAACTCGTGATCCAGGCCATGCCCACCATGATGCCAGCAGGGACCAAGAGTGGAGACAAAATCACCATCATCACTATTCCTGCTAACCAGCTAGCCTCGCTAATGCAGGCTAACTCCTCAGGCCAACTAACCCAGTTCATCCAGGCTAAATCAATAAGCCAGTTAGCGCAAGCTAAACCCACAATGCAGTTAACACAGGCAAGGCCACCAGCCACCCAGATTATACTGGCTAAAACTGCTGTGTCCCCAGCCCCTGCACAACCCCTGGCATTTCAGCCCCCGGTCCAAGTCCCTCTTGTAGCGAACCCTCAGCCCTCCCTTTCCACGGTCACCACCAACATCCCTGTGTCAGCGACTCCATCCCCAGTACCCACCGCCCTCAAACAAAACCCTGTTTCATCCCAAACCACAGCATCCCTGGAATCTGACCTGCCCCCCTCATCAGAGGACAGACAGTCTCCCAAGCCCAGCGCTTCATCTTCAGCTCAGAACCCAGAGCCCCCGTCCTCCTGA